One segment of Methylocella silvestris BL2 DNA contains the following:
- the murA gene encoding UDP-N-acetylglucosamine 1-carboxyvinyltransferase: protein MDRIRIVGGQELNGVIQISGAKNAALPLMIASLLTAETLTLDNLPNLADVNMLLRILGHHGVDHSVDGRRLGAAPNASRPVHLTARDIVDTTAPYELVSKMRASFWVIAPLLARMGEAKVSLPGGCAIGTRPVDLLIMALEKLGASVEIEAGYVHAKAPKGLRGAEIKFPKVTVGGTHTALMAASLAHGHTRIVNAAREPEVVDLAECLVKMGARIKGAGQSVIDVEGVARLNGASHRVLPDRIEAGTYAIAAAMAGGDVMLEGAEAGLLQSALDVLVEAGATVNVVNEGIRVQRNGAGLMPVDIVTAPFPGFPTDLQAQFMALMTKAKGQSRITETIFENRFMHVQELARLGAHIRLDGDVALVDGVERLEGAPVMATDLRASVSLVIAALAAEGETMVNRVYHLDRGFEHLETKLGGCGAIIERLSG from the coding sequence ATGGATCGCATTCGGATTGTCGGCGGCCAGGAGCTGAATGGCGTCATTCAAATTTCCGGCGCCAAGAACGCGGCGCTGCCGCTGATGATCGCCTCGCTTCTGACCGCTGAAACGCTTACGCTCGACAATCTCCCCAATCTCGCCGACGTCAACATGCTCCTGCGCATTCTGGGGCATCACGGCGTCGATCATTCGGTGGACGGGCGTCGCCTCGGGGCGGCCCCCAACGCCAGCCGGCCGGTGCATCTGACGGCGCGCGACATCGTCGACACAACGGCGCCTTATGAGCTCGTCTCGAAAATGCGCGCGAGTTTCTGGGTGATCGCCCCGCTTCTCGCCCGCATGGGCGAGGCGAAAGTGTCGCTGCCCGGCGGCTGCGCCATCGGCACGCGCCCGGTCGACCTCTTGATCATGGCCCTCGAAAAGCTTGGCGCCAGCGTCGAAATCGAAGCCGGCTATGTTCACGCGAAGGCGCCGAAGGGATTGCGCGGGGCGGAGATCAAGTTCCCCAAGGTGACGGTCGGCGGCACCCATACCGCGCTGATGGCCGCCTCGCTCGCCCATGGCCACACCCGCATCGTGAACGCGGCGCGCGAGCCGGAGGTGGTCGATCTGGCGGAGTGCCTCGTCAAGATGGGGGCTCGGATTAAGGGCGCCGGCCAGTCGGTGATCGACGTCGAGGGCGTCGCGCGGTTGAATGGCGCGAGCCATCGCGTGCTGCCGGACCGGATCGAGGCCGGCACCTATGCGATCGCGGCGGCCATGGCCGGCGGCGACGTCATGCTGGAAGGCGCAGAGGCCGGTCTGCTGCAAAGCGCGCTTGATGTGCTCGTTGAGGCCGGCGCCACCGTCAACGTGGTCAATGAAGGCATCAGGGTGCAGCGGAACGGCGCCGGGCTGATGCCGGTCGATATTGTGACCGCGCCTTTTCCCGGGTTTCCGACTGACCTGCAGGCGCAATTCATGGCGCTGATGACCAAAGCCAAGGGGCAGTCCCGAATCACGGAGACGATTTTCGAAAATCGTTTCATGCATGTGCAGGAATTGGCGCGCCTCGGCGCCCATATCAGGCTCGATGGCGACGTCGCCTTGGTCGATGGAGTCGAGCGCCTCGAAGGCGCGCCGGTGATGGCGACGGATCTGCGCGCCTCGGTGTCGCTCGTCATCGCGGCGCTGGCGGCCGAGGGTGAGACGATGGTCAACCGCGTCTATCATCTCGATCGCGGCTTCGAGCATCTGGAAACCAAGCTCGGCGGCTGCGGCGCAATCATTGAACGCCTGTCCGGATAG
- a CDS encoding heparinase II/III family protein — MAGAILKDRLHVAGLVLARGAAAAWRFAASPWRALAGLRRRPPERLLIAPQDIRTSDPTLAADIYAGYFAFGGKIVNAHGRSPFELEPQSDAWARSLASFSWLRHLRAADTAISKANARALVEDFLVDFSKPGANAAWEPRVAARRLLAFLSQSPIILHGADRAFYRRFMKAIGRTQQFLERKMAEGLAGEDRLLVAIALVELSLCAEDAGKLRQRAGRMLAEELQRQILPDGGHISRNPQILIDLLLDLLPLRQAYAARGAQPPPQLLNAIDRMMPMLRLFRHGDGALALFNGMGVTPPEQLATVLAYDDSRARALTNAPHSGYQRLEGQDAVVVVDAGRPPPPVFSTRAHAGCASFEFSVGAQRLVLNCGAPEANRAAAREAARMTAAHSTLVVDDLSSSRFAFHLGLRKWLGDEIVSGPEQVEIERRDEAAGSTLVVQHDGYASRFGLICQRRLVLHKDGKWLDGADRMVAATPGDAIERRPFAVRFHIHPNVRLKRVREGHAVLCLLPNGRRWLFETPWIAEIEESIFFAAPDGPRACSQIVLEGETRDGLELTWSFRQAEKKKR; from the coding sequence GTGGCCGGCGCGATTTTGAAGGATCGGCTGCATGTCGCGGGCCTCGTTCTCGCGCGCGGCGCGGCGGCGGCGTGGCGCTTCGCCGCGAGCCCCTGGCGCGCGCTCGCCGGGCTGCGGCGCCGGCCGCCCGAACGGCTGCTGATCGCGCCGCAGGACATCCGAACCAGCGATCCGACGCTCGCCGCCGATATTTACGCCGGCTATTTCGCTTTCGGCGGCAAGATCGTCAACGCGCATGGACGCTCGCCTTTCGAGCTTGAGCCGCAATCGGACGCCTGGGCGCGCTCGCTCGCCAGTTTCAGCTGGCTGCGCCATCTGCGCGCGGCCGATACGGCGATCTCGAAAGCGAATGCGCGGGCGCTGGTCGAGGATTTTCTCGTCGATTTCAGCAAGCCCGGCGCGAACGCGGCCTGGGAGCCGCGCGTCGCGGCCAGACGGCTGCTCGCCTTCCTCTCGCAGTCGCCGATCATCCTGCATGGCGCCGACCGCGCTTTCTATCGCCGCTTCATGAAGGCGATCGGGCGCACGCAGCAATTTCTCGAACGCAAGATGGCCGAGGGGCTCGCCGGCGAGGACCGGCTGCTTGTCGCGATCGCGCTGGTCGAGCTCAGCCTTTGCGCCGAGGACGCCGGAAAATTGCGCCAGCGCGCCGGCCGGATGCTCGCCGAGGAGCTGCAGCGCCAGATCCTGCCGGATGGCGGCCACATCAGCCGCAATCCGCAGATCCTGATCGACCTGCTGCTCGATCTTCTGCCGCTGCGTCAGGCCTATGCCGCGCGCGGCGCGCAGCCGCCGCCGCAGCTTCTCAACGCGATCGACCGCATGATGCCCATGCTGCGGCTGTTCCGCCATGGCGACGGCGCGCTGGCGCTGTTCAACGGAATGGGCGTGACGCCGCCGGAGCAGCTTGCGACGGTGCTCGCCTATGACGACAGCCGGGCGCGGGCGCTGACCAATGCGCCCCATTCCGGCTATCAGCGGCTGGAGGGGCAGGACGCGGTCGTCGTCGTCGACGCCGGCCGGCCGCCGCCGCCGGTGTTTTCGACGCGCGCCCACGCCGGCTGCGCCTCGTTTGAATTTTCGGTCGGCGCGCAGCGTCTCGTGTTGAATTGCGGGGCGCCGGAGGCAAACCGAGCCGCCGCGCGCGAGGCGGCGCGCATGACCGCCGCCCATTCGACGCTTGTCGTCGACGATCTGTCCTCATCGCGCTTCGCCTTTCATCTCGGCTTGCGCAAATGGCTCGGGGACGAAATCGTGTCGGGGCCGGAACAGGTCGAGATCGAACGCCGCGACGAGGCGGCGGGCTCGACTCTCGTGGTCCAGCACGACGGTTATGCCTCCCGCTTCGGCCTCATTTGCCAGCGCCGCCTCGTGTTGCACAAGGACGGCAAATGGCTCGACGGCGCTGACCGCATGGTCGCCGCGACGCCCGGCGACGCCATCGAGCGCCGCCCCTTCGCGGTGCGCTTCCACATCCATCCCAATGTGCGGCTGAAGCGGGTGCGCGAGGGCCATGCGGTGTTGTGCCTGCTTCCGAACGGGCGGCGCTGGCTGTTCGAGACGCCCTGGATCGCCGAGATCGAGGAGAGCATTTTCTTCGCCGCCCCGGATGGACCAAGAGCCTGCTCTCAGATCGTGCTCGAGGGCGAGACGCGCGACGGCCTGGAGCTGACTTGGAGCTTTCGGCAGGCGGAGAAGAAGAAGCGGTAG
- a CDS encoding DUF1674 domain-containing protein has product MDANQAAGAAATGTESLQPDANDRRELPPAAQRALAEAAERRRLKELAHEPRPKEINGRDGPEPARYGDWEVKGIASDF; this is encoded by the coding sequence ATCGATGCGAATCAGGCGGCAGGCGCCGCGGCGACCGGAACTGAGTCGCTGCAGCCGGACGCAAATGATCGGCGCGAATTGCCGCCCGCCGCGCAACGCGCGCTCGCCGAGGCGGCGGAGCGCCGGCGTTTAAAGGAGCTGGCGCATGAGCCGCGTCCGAAGGAAATCAACGGCCGCGACGGGCCAGAGCCAGCGCGCTACGGCGACTGGGAGGTCAAGGGCATCGCTAGCGATTTTTGA
- a CDS encoding RsmB/NOP family class I SAM-dependent RNA methyltransferase, with the protein MSAEASRIEAERHPGLPARLAAAAILNDIVGKAHSLEDCFSPGAIPSRLQGLDPRDVALTRSIVTAALRRLGTIRKTLGEFLDKGLPRPVAHLEWTLIAAAAQILFLDVPDHAAVDLAVRATRLENKSAPFAGVINAVLRNIARGRDKILEDSDPFDHDTPPWLAARWRKTYGEDLARKIARANRDEPTLDLTVKSDPALWAERLGGLVLPTGSVRLLTHAPIAELPGFAEGEWWVQDAAAALPARLIAPAPGARVADFCAAPGGKAAQLAAAGAKVTAIDRSAERLKRLAANFSRLDLHADVVVADIVGLKAQPFDAILIDAPCLATGTIRRHPDIAWIKKPTDIASLAQVQARMLDKAVELVRPGGVIVYCTCSLEPEEGELQIAALLRRNPDMLRSKISPHEVGDVEGVINNEGELRTLPCHLPADDPRLSGLDGFFAARLIRRS; encoded by the coding sequence ATGTCGGCGGAAGCGTCAAGGATCGAGGCCGAACGTCACCCGGGGCTGCCGGCCCGTCTTGCCGCCGCGGCCATCCTGAATGATATCGTCGGCAAGGCGCATTCTCTCGAAGATTGCTTTTCCCCCGGCGCCATCCCCTCCCGGCTGCAGGGACTGGACCCGCGCGACGTCGCGCTGACGCGCTCGATCGTCACCGCCGCGCTGCGACGGCTCGGCACCATCCGGAAGACGCTGGGCGAGTTTCTCGACAAGGGGTTGCCGCGTCCGGTCGCACACCTCGAATGGACCCTTATCGCCGCCGCGGCGCAGATTCTCTTTCTGGATGTTCCAGATCATGCGGCCGTCGATCTTGCTGTTCGCGCGACCCGGCTCGAAAATAAAAGCGCGCCCTTTGCCGGCGTGATCAACGCCGTTTTGCGCAATATCGCGCGCGGCCGCGACAAGATCCTCGAAGACAGCGACCCGTTCGATCATGATACGCCGCCCTGGCTCGCCGCGCGCTGGCGCAAGACCTATGGCGAGGATCTGGCCCGAAAGATCGCCAGAGCCAATCGCGACGAGCCGACGCTGGATCTCACCGTCAAATCCGATCCCGCGCTCTGGGCGGAGCGGCTTGGCGGCCTTGTTCTGCCGACCGGCTCCGTACGGCTTCTGACGCATGCGCCGATCGCCGAGCTTCCCGGCTTTGCGGAGGGCGAGTGGTGGGTGCAGGACGCGGCCGCGGCCCTGCCGGCCCGGCTGATCGCTCCCGCTCCCGGCGCCCGCGTCGCGGATTTTTGCGCGGCTCCCGGCGGCAAGGCCGCTCAGCTCGCCGCCGCCGGCGCCAAGGTCACGGCGATCGACCGGTCGGCGGAGCGCCTGAAACGGCTCGCCGCCAATTTCTCGCGGCTTGATCTTCATGCCGATGTCGTCGTCGCCGATATCGTCGGCCTCAAGGCGCAGCCCTTCGACGCCATCCTGATCGACGCGCCCTGCCTCGCTACGGGAACCATCCGCCGCCATCCCGATATCGCCTGGATCAAGAAGCCGACGGACATCGCTTCCCTCGCGCAGGTTCAGGCGCGCATGCTGGACAAGGCGGTCGAACTGGTCCGCCCGGGCGGCGTGATCGTCTATTGCACCTGCTCGCTTGAGCCGGAGGAGGGCGAACTCCAGATCGCGGCGCTGCTTCGCCGCAATCCGGACATGCTGCGCTCTAAAATTTCCCCGCATGAGGTCGGCGACGTCGAGGGCGTCATCAACAATGAAGGCGAGCTTCGCACCTTGCCTTGCCATCTTCCCGCTGACGATCCACGGCTTTCGGGCCTCGACGGCTTTTTCGCGGCCCGGTTGATCCGGCGTAGTTAA
- a CDS encoding PA0069 family radical SAM protein, with protein MAEADTLKRNAKRLLNSSVSSLAGVKPRARPTSSPRELELAAPLPARRGRGALTNASGRFELEERLREHDGWSALDEFEPLRTTVIKERAKTIITRNESPDISFDRSINPYRGCEHGCVYCFARPTHAFLGLSPGLDFETRLFSKTNAAELLERELAAPSYQPKTIAIGTNTDPYQPIERTELVMREVLQVLSRTNHPVGIVTKSALVARDIDILGPMAERGLVKVALSVTTLDPVLARKMEPRASSPERRLDTIRRLSDAGIPTVVMTAPIIPAINDAEIEAILERAKAAGAREAGYVMLRLPLELRDLFSQWLMVHYPDRLRHVLSLVRSTRGGKLYDSTFGKRMTGAGPYAWMIGRRFEAAAARLGLAKSRTPLRADLFRRPARLGEQLQLL; from the coding sequence ATGGCCGAAGCCGACACATTGAAACGCAATGCGAAGCGCCTCTTGAATTCTTCCGTCTCAAGTCTCGCCGGAGTAAAGCCGAGGGCAAGACCAACATCCTCGCCTCGCGAACTAGAGCTCGCGGCGCCCCTTCCGGCGCGGCGCGGACGCGGCGCCCTGACAAACGCCAGCGGCCGCTTCGAGCTGGAAGAGCGGCTTCGGGAGCACGACGGCTGGTCCGCTCTCGACGAATTCGAGCCGCTGCGGACGACCGTCATCAAGGAGCGCGCCAAGACCATCATCACGCGCAATGAGTCGCCGGATATTTCCTTCGACCGTTCCATCAATCCCTATCGCGGCTGCGAACATGGCTGCGTCTATTGTTTCGCCCGGCCGACGCATGCTTTTCTCGGTCTGTCGCCGGGGCTCGATTTCGAAACGCGGCTTTTTTCCAAGACCAATGCGGCCGAACTGCTCGAACGCGAATTGGCCGCGCCGTCCTACCAGCCCAAGACGATTGCGATCGGCACCAACACCGACCCCTATCAGCCGATTGAGCGCACCGAGCTGGTGATGCGCGAGGTGCTTCAGGTTTTGTCGCGAACCAATCACCCCGTCGGCATCGTCACGAAATCCGCTCTCGTTGCGCGCGATATCGACATTCTGGGGCCGATGGCCGAGAGGGGCCTCGTCAAGGTCGCTTTGTCGGTGACGACTCTCGACCCCGTCCTCGCGCGCAAGATGGAGCCGCGAGCGAGCTCTCCCGAACGCCGGCTCGACACGATCCGGCGGCTCTCGGACGCCGGCATTCCAACCGTAGTGATGACCGCGCCGATTATTCCGGCCATCAATGATGCCGAGATCGAAGCGATCCTGGAGCGGGCCAAGGCTGCGGGCGCGCGGGAAGCGGGCTATGTCATGCTTCGTCTGCCGCTCGAATTGCGCGATCTCTTTTCGCAATGGCTGATGGTGCATTATCCGGACCGGCTCAGGCATGTTCTGTCGCTGGTGCGCTCGACGCGGGGCGGCAAGCTCTATGATTCGACCTTCGGCAAGCGGATGACCGGCGCCGGCCCCTACGCCTGGATGATCGGGCGCCGCTTCGAGGCCGCCGCGGCAAGGCTTGGCCTCGCCAAAAGCCGGACGCCGCTGCGCGCCGATCTGTTCCGGCGTCCGGCGCGGCTGGGCGAGCAGCTGCAGCTTCTCTGA
- a CDS encoding aminopeptidase P family protein, translating to MFESAFQSFDDLADATQGPPRVAALRLELRRLGLDGFIVPRADCHQNEYVAPSEERLAFLSGFTGSAGTAIVLRDRAAVFVDGRYALAVRDQVDVSIFEPVEIAQTTPAEWLEQAVRRGARIGYDPWLHTPGQVERLAKAVETAGGVLVAVEPNPIDAVWGDRPAPPLGKITLHPGKYAGETAARKVSRVAALLGGNDALLVSDPHAVAWVFNIRGHDVSYTPLPLAFALVFKSGRPRLYIDGRKLDAAQRRKLEALAELKEPSQLERDLEDLGRKGKKLLFDGATAPARLVCAFKEAGGVCDIGADPIALMKARKNATELAGAKAAHIRDGAAVTRFLHWFAEHARHGRLTEIDAAKALESFRRETGKLKDLSFPSIAAAGPNAAIPHYRVTNRTNARIRNGIFLIDSGGQYEDGTTDITRTLAVGRPTATMRDRFTRVLKGHIAIARAVFPKGTSGAQIDALARLALWRAGLDFDHGTGHGVGSYLSVHEGPQRISKIGSTPLQPGMILSNEPGYYNAGHWGIRIENLVVVEPRAIKGAEREMYGFDTITLAPIDAALIEPKLLEPEETAWLNAYHLRVRRQLSPLLDPERRRWLVAATRPI from the coding sequence ATGTTCGAGAGCGCATTTCAATCCTTCGACGATCTTGCCGACGCGACGCAGGGCCCACCGCGCGTCGCCGCGCTGCGCCTTGAATTGCGCCGCCTCGGACTCGACGGCTTCATCGTGCCGCGCGCTGATTGCCATCAAAATGAATATGTTGCGCCCTCTGAGGAGCGGCTGGCCTTTCTGTCCGGCTTTACCGGTTCGGCTGGAACGGCGATCGTGCTGCGCGACCGCGCGGCGGTGTTCGTCGACGGGCGCTATGCGCTCGCGGTGAGGGACCAGGTTGATGTAAGCATTTTTGAGCCGGTTGAGATCGCGCAGACGACGCCGGCCGAATGGCTGGAGCAGGCCGTTCGGCGCGGCGCCCGGATTGGCTACGATCCGTGGCTGCATACGCCGGGGCAGGTCGAGCGGCTCGCCAAGGCGGTCGAAACCGCGGGCGGCGTCCTCGTCGCGGTCGAGCCCAATCCGATCGATGCGGTGTGGGGCGACCGGCCAGCGCCGCCGCTGGGCAAGATTACGCTGCATCCGGGCAAATATGCGGGCGAGACCGCGGCGCGCAAAGTCAGCCGCGTCGCCGCGCTGCTAGGCGGCAATGACGCTCTTCTGGTGAGCGACCCGCATGCGGTCGCCTGGGTTTTCAACATCCGCGGCCATGACGTCTCCTACACGCCGCTGCCGCTCGCCTTCGCTCTCGTCTTCAAATCCGGCAGGCCGCGGCTTTATATCGACGGGCGCAAGCTCGATGCGGCGCAACGCCGCAAGCTTGAGGCGCTCGCTGAATTGAAGGAGCCGTCGCAGCTCGAGCGCGATCTTGAAGATCTGGGACGCAAGGGCAAGAAGCTGCTGTTCGACGGCGCGACGGCTCCCGCAAGGCTCGTTTGCGCGTTCAAGGAGGCGGGCGGCGTCTGCGATATCGGCGCCGATCCGATCGCGCTGATGAAGGCGCGCAAGAATGCGACGGAACTCGCCGGCGCGAAAGCCGCCCATATTCGCGACGGGGCGGCCGTTACGCGCTTCCTCCACTGGTTCGCCGAACATGCGCGCCATGGCCGGCTGACCGAGATCGACGCGGCCAAGGCGTTGGAGAGTTTTCGGCGCGAGACGGGCAAGCTCAAGGATCTCTCCTTTCCCTCAATCGCGGCCGCCGGACCAAACGCCGCCATTCCGCATTATCGCGTCACGAACAGGACCAACGCCCGCATCCGCAACGGGATTTTCCTCATCGATTCCGGCGGCCAATATGAGGACGGCACCACCGATATCACCCGCACGCTCGCGGTCGGGCGCCCGACGGCGACAATGCGCGACCGCTTTACGCGCGTGCTCAAGGGTCACATCGCCATTGCGCGGGCGGTGTTCCCGAAAGGCACTTCCGGCGCCCAGATAGACGCGCTGGCGCGGCTTGCGCTTTGGCGGGCAGGGCTCGATTTCGATCATGGCACGGGCCATGGGGTCGGCTCCTATCTCTCGGTGCATGAAGGTCCGCAGCGGATCTCGAAGATTGGCTCGACGCCGCTGCAGCCGGGCATGATCCTGTCCAACGAGCCGGGCTATTACAACGCGGGCCATTGGGGCATAAGGATCGAAAATCTCGTCGTCGTCGAGCCGCGCGCGATCAAGGGCGCCGAACGCGAAATGTACGGATTTGACACGATCACTCTGGCGCCGATCGACGCCGCGCTGATCGAGCCGAAGCTGCTGGAGCCTGAGGAGACCGCCTGGCTCAACGCCTATCATCTGCGCGTTCGGCGCCAGCTTTCGCCGCTGCTCGACCCGGAGCGCCGGCGCTGGCTGGTCGCTGCGACGCGGCCCATCTGA
- a CDS encoding DUF2948 family protein has protein sequence MSEILAPTELRLIALDKEDLDIVSANLQDALVLVGEMALLPDTRQFAFLASRFDWVKAASGPLERCRAGLHFDGVVGAAYSGFSLSDKTRILNLLRICFRETQAPAGEVDLIFSGGCAVRLKVERLEARLRDRGERWKSCGLPGHPCQDERRDETHSEGQDALG, from the coding sequence ATGAGCGAAATTTTGGCCCCGACCGAGCTTCGGCTCATCGCGCTCGACAAGGAAGACCTCGATATCGTCTCCGCCAATCTGCAGGATGCGCTGGTCCTTGTCGGCGAAATGGCCCTGCTGCCCGATACGCGGCAGTTCGCCTTCCTCGCCTCGCGATTCGATTGGGTCAAGGCGGCGTCGGGGCCGCTCGAGCGGTGCCGCGCCGGCCTGCATTTCGACGGCGTCGTCGGCGCCGCCTATTCGGGTTTTTCGCTGAGCGACAAGACGCGCATTCTCAATCTGCTGCGCATTTGCTTCAGGGAGACGCAGGCTCCCGCCGGCGAAGTCGATCTCATCTTCTCAGGAGGCTGCGCCGTGCGGCTCAAGGTGGAGCGGCTGGAGGCGCGGCTGCGCGATCGGGGCGAGCGCTGGAAATCATGCGGCCTTCCTGGGCATCCTTGCCAGGACGAGAGGCGGGATGAGACTCACAGCGAGGGCCAAGACGCCTTGGGCTGA
- the pheS gene encoding phenylalanine--tRNA ligase subunit alpha, whose amino-acid sequence MADLEDLKTALLSDIAAAADESALEAVRVASLGKKGSISALLSGLGKMSPDERKTEGAAINALKDAVNTALSARRGVLKDAALEARLANETLDVTLPVRPQGAAAGRIHPISQVMDELAEIFADMGFSIAEGPDIETDDYNFTKLNFPPDHPARDMHDTFFFHPDKHGRRKVLRTHTSPVQVRTMLAQKPPIRVICPGRTYRCDSDQTHTPMFHQVEGLVIDRSSNLGHLKWILEEFLKAFFETSTVNLRFRPSYFPFTEPSMEVDVQCSRKDGEIRFGEGSDWLEILGCGMVHPNVLRNCGLDPEIFQGFAWGIGIDRLAMLKYGMPDLRAFFEADVRWLKHYGFRPLDFPSLASGLSP is encoded by the coding sequence ATGGCCGACCTCGAAGACCTGAAAACCGCGCTCTTGAGCGATATTGCAGCGGCCGCGGACGAATCCGCGCTTGAGGCGGTGCGCGTCGCTTCGCTTGGCAAGAAGGGCTCAATTTCCGCTCTGCTGTCCGGCCTTGGAAAAATGTCGCCCGATGAACGCAAGACCGAGGGCGCGGCGATTAACGCCCTGAAGGACGCAGTCAATACGGCTCTGTCGGCCCGGCGCGGCGTGCTGAAGGATGCAGCGCTCGAAGCGCGGCTCGCCAATGAGACGCTCGACGTCACTTTGCCGGTTCGCCCACAGGGCGCCGCGGCCGGCCGCATTCATCCGATTTCCCAGGTGATGGATGAACTCGCCGAGATTTTCGCCGATATGGGGTTCTCGATCGCCGAAGGCCCCGACATCGAGACCGACGATTATAATTTCACGAAGCTGAATTTTCCCCCGGATCATCCCGCGCGGGACATGCACGACACCTTCTTCTTTCATCCGGACAAGCACGGCCGCCGCAAGGTCTTGCGCACGCATACGAGCCCAGTGCAGGTGCGCACGATGCTGGCGCAAAAGCCGCCGATCCGGGTGATCTGCCCTGGCCGAACCTATCGCTGCGATTCCGACCAGACCCACACGCCGATGTTCCATCAGGTCGAGGGCCTTGTCATCGACCGCTCGTCCAATCTCGGCCACCTCAAATGGATTCTCGAGGAATTCCTCAAGGCGTTCTTCGAGACGTCGACCGTCAATCTGCGCTTCCGACCGAGCTATTTCCCCTTTACCGAGCCGTCGATGGAGGTCGATGTGCAATGCTCGCGCAAGGATGGCGAAATAAGATTCGGGGAGGGGAGCGACTGGCTCGAAATCCTCGGCTGCGGCATGGTGCATCCGAATGTCTTGCGCAATTGCGGCCTCGATCCGGAGATTTTTCAGGGATTCGCCTGGGGCATCGGCATCGACCGGTTGGCGATGCTGAAATATGGCATGCCCGATTTGCGCGCCTTCTTCGAGGCGGATGTCCGCTGGCTGAAGCATTACGGCTTTCGGCCGCTCGATTTTCCGAGCCTCGCGTCGGGTTTGAGCCCATAA